A genomic window from Silene latifolia isolate original U9 population chromosome Y, ASM4854445v1, whole genome shotgun sequence includes:
- the LOC141630493 gene encoding uncharacterized protein LOC141630493, with the protein MNKLNKQLEVRRFMQMNNLSVFGILETRVKNKNWGRVRSNIWNNWTISTNNSHHKGGRIWVVWNPAVYQIDIQNMTAQTMHLKVLNRGNQRLLWVTFVYGFNKAADKKQLWKSLREYNLVMDGAWLIGGDFNNVLYANERIGSEITLAEVQPFLDCVNDCKITDMKVVGSFYTWNNKQDVLTRVYSRIDRALINDDWLDAFPDAYAHFMTEGTFDHSPCVIYLDGPPRGRNVACT; encoded by the coding sequence ATGAATAAGTTGAATAAACAGTTAGAAGTTAGAAGGTTTATGCAGATGAATAATCTTAGTGTTTTTGGCATATTAGAAACTAGAGTGAAGAATAAAAATTGGGGGAGAGTAAGGAGTAATATTTGGAATAACTGGACAATCAGTACTAATAATTCTCATCACAAGGGTGGCAGGATTTGGGTTGTTTGGAATCCTGCTGTTTACCAAATTGATATTCAGAACATGACTGCTCAAACAATGCATTTGAAGGTCCTTAATAGAGGTAACCAACGTCTTCTCTGGGTCACCTTTGTTTATGGGTTCAACAAAGCTGCAGACAAGAAGCAGTTGTGGAAAAGTTTGAGGGAGTATAATCTGGTTATGGATGGTGCCTGGCTCATTGGAGGTGACTTTAATAATGTGCTCTATGCCAATGAGAGAATTGGGTCTGAAATCACACTTGCTGAAGTTCAACCTTTCCTTGACTGTGTCAATGATTGTAAAATCACTGATATGAAGGTTGTAGGCTCTTTTTATACTTGGAATAATAAGCAAGATGTGCTCACTAGGGTTTATAGTAGAATTGATAGGGCTCTTATCAATGATGATTGGTTAGATGCCTTCCCTGATGCATATGCTCATTTTATGACTGAAGGGACTTTTGATCATAGCCCTTGTGTGATTTATCTGGATGGTCCACCTAGGGGTAGAAATGTGGCTTGTACCTGA
- the LOC141630492 gene encoding uncharacterized protein LOC141630492, with the protein MEYLTRVLNVVQEYEEFKYHPLCKQLKLSHLCFADDLLLFCKGDGRSIVLLLRAFATFSAASGLKMNDSKSNIYGNGMIQGLLQEVADLSGLKVGTLPFKYLSVPIAPRKLSVLSTLHSRKLSYAETFCGKGIFMQMHQLWFHGRVFVLLRSKEVWGLLTLFSGIVQLWGSIYGGLCRRRTTCGLSGSIVSISNKLIGMFMNLQLGLAGPGVVFADAKIK; encoded by the exons ATGGAATATTTAACCAGAGTGCTGAATGTGGTTCAAGAATATGAGGAGTTTAAATATCACCCCCTTTGCAAGCAGTTAAAGCTTTCTCATTTGTGTTTTGCAGATGATTTACTACTCTTTTGTAAAGGTGATGGGAGATCTATTGTGCTGCTTCTTAGAGCTTTTGCCACATTTTCAGCTGCCTCAGGTCTGAAAATGAATGATAGTAAGTCTAATATCTATGGTAATGGGATGATTCAAGGGCTATTGCAGGAGGTTGCTGATCTATCTGGCCTGAAAGTTGGGACACTGCCCTTCAAGTACCTGAGTGTCCCAATTGCTCCTAGGAAGCTCTCAGTCCTAAGTACTCTTCATTCTAGGAAACTTTCGTATGCTG AAACTTTTTGTGGCAAGGGGATATTCATGCAAATGCACCAGCTCTGGTTTCATGGGAGAGTGTTTGTTTTGCTAAGGAGCAAGGAGGTTTGGGGATTACTGACATTATTCTCTGGAATCGTGCAGCTATGGGGAAGTATATATGGTGGATTATGCAGAAGAAGGACCACTTGTGGGTTAAGTGGGTCCATAGTATCTATATCAAACAAACTGATTGGAATGTTTATGAACCTCCAGCTGGGGCTAGCTGGTCCTGGCGTAGTATTTGCAGATGCAAAAATTAAATGA